From the Bdellovibrio sp. ArHS genome, the window GGGATTAGATCTCGAAAGGAACTGGAGAAATTGCTTCAGCTCTGTGGAATGTGTCGTAAGCGTCTGAACCAGAAGGCAATAGCGCTAGGTTACGAGCTTTTTTAACGGCAGCAGCTACTTTCTTTTGTTGAGCTACTGATAGTTTAGAGATGCGAGATGGAGTGATTTTACCACCGTCACCGATGAAACGAGTCA encodes:
- the rpsR gene encoding 30S ribosomal protein S18, with the translated sequence MKKTTRSKYRQEFSGDHVFDYKDPASLTRFIGDGGKITPSRISKLSVAQQKKVAAAVKKARNLALLPSGSDAYDTFHRAEAISPVPFEI